A genomic window from Cotesia glomerata isolate CgM1 linkage group LG7, MPM_Cglom_v2.3, whole genome shotgun sequence includes:
- the LOC123268667 gene encoding peroxisomal multifunctional enzyme type 2 isoform X1 — MFIQFKSVSKLNQLLTTMSKLRFDERVVVVTGAGAGLGKAYALLFASKGAKVVVNDLGSSRHGDGASRVADTVVSEIKSQGGQAVANYDNVLDGDKIIKTAIDNFGRIDVLVNNAGILRDKSFARMSEDDWDIIQNVHVKGAMRATKAAWPYFKQQKYGKIIFTSSNSGLYGNFGQANYSSAKMALVGLANTLAIEGQSSGINTNVIVPTAGSRLTEDIVPPDFYNQLKPELIAPVVAWLCHEDCTENGSIIESALGWAGKCHLIRSNGSILRKSLQDSLTPETVRDNWSQVTDMSTAKRCESIAEATGELMNVIEQLSSSKTSDSSSSRSFDPKYTIKYTYDVKDAILYALGVGATTKNRDDFQYLYENHENFSVVPSYFVIFGPLGALGSDMLATALPNLGEINIAGILHGEQYLKVLKKIPTEANVETRFRIQETLDKEKMAVILIEHETVDVKSGEKLAVGQMAGVIKGAGGFGGPRNSDHEVPLIDAPKRNPDVSVTQQTCVDQAAIYRLASGDMNPLHIDASISMMGGFERPILHGLCSLGFATRHILQTFARGDTELFDCIKARFVKPVIPGQTLRTDMWREGKRIHFQTIVVENNSPVISGAYIDLKDVKLGNQTSKL, encoded by the exons ATGTTCATCCAATTTAAATCGGTTTCTAAATTAAACCA atTGTTGACCACGATGTCAAAACTCCGTTTCGACGAACGAGTCGTAGTAGTAACCGGAGCTGGAGCTGGGTTGGGAAAAGCCTACGCTTTGCTATTCGCCTCAAAAGGTGCCAAAGTGGTAGTTAACGACCTAGGTAGCAGCAGACACGGCGACGGAGCGAGCCGTGTCGCGGACACAGTAGTCTCTGAAATAAAGTCCCAAGGTGGACAAGCGGTCGCAAATTACGACAACGTTTTAGACGGcgacaaaataataaagacgGCAATTGACAACTTCGGTCGTATCGACGTACTGGTGAACAATGCCGGAATCCTACGTGATAAATCATTCGCCCGCATGTCAGAAGATGACTGGGACATAATACAAAATGTCCATGTAAAAGGTGCAATGCGTGCAACAAAAGCCGCCTGGCCATACTTCAAGCAGCAGAAGTACGGCAAGATAATATTTACATCAAGTAACAGTGGGCTTTACGGTAACTTCGGGCAAGCTAATTACAGCTCTGCTAAAATGGCACTTGTCGGTCTGGCAAACACTCTTGCAATTGAAGGACAGTCCAGTGGAATAAACACAAACGTCATTGTCCCAACAGCTGGTTCACGTTTGACCGAAGACATAGTCCCGCCGGATTTCTACAATCAGTTGAAGCCTGAGTTGATAGCACCAGTGGTAGCTTGGCTCTGTCATGAAGATTGCACCGAGAATGGCTCGATTATTGAATCAGCCCTCGGCTGGGCTGGTAAGTGTCACCTGATACGTTCCAATGGTAGTATTTTACGTAAGAGTCTTCAAGATTCACTGACACCTGAAACTGTCCGTGATAACTGGAGTCAAGTTACTGATATGTCTACCGCTAAACGCTGCGAGTCTATCGCTGAGGCTACTGGTGAGTTGATGAACGTAATTGAGCAACTTTCTAGCAGTAAAACTAGTGATTCATCATCCTCAAGGTCTTTTGATCCTAAATACACGATCAAGTACACTTATGACGTAAAAGACGCGATTCTTTATGCACTAGGTGTTGGAGCCACCACCAAGAACCGAGATgactttcaatatttatatgaaaatcacGAAAATTTCTCGGTAGTGCCTAGTTACTTTGTTATATTTGGACCACTAGGAGCTCTTGGCTCTGATATGCTTGCCACGGCGCTTCCTAACTTGGGTGAAATAAATATCGCGGGAATTTTGCACGGCGAACAGTATTTAAAagtcttgaaaaaaattcctactgaagCAAATGTTGAAACGCGTTTCAGGATCCAAGAAACGCTGGACAAGGAAAAAATGGCTGTAATCTTGATAGAGCATGAAACTGTTGATGTAAAAAGTGGAGAAAAGCTAGCAGTTGGACAGATGGCTGGGGTCATCAAGGGCGCTGGAGGCTTTGGAGGTCCTAGGAACTCGGACCACGAGGTCCCGTTGATAGACGCTCCGAAAAGAAACCCGGATGTTTCTGTTACTCAGCAGACTTGTGTAGATCAGGCTGCTATTTATCGGCTGGCTAGTGGCGATATGAACCCACTGCATATTGATGCTAGTATTTCGATGATGGGTGGCTTTGAGCGGCCTATTCTTCATGGACTTTGCTCGCTTGGGTTCGCCACCAGACATATTCTTCAAACTTTTGCTCGCGGTGATACTGAGCTGTTTGATTGTATTAAAGCCAGGTTCGTTAAACCAGTTATTCCTGGACAGACTCTGCGCACTGATATGTGGAGAGAAGGCAAGCGGATTCATTTTCAGACTATTGTGGTTGAAAATAATTCACCTGTTATCTCTGGGGCTTATATTGATCTTAAGGATGTCAAGTTGGGGAATCAGACTTCTAAACTTTAG
- the LOC123268667 gene encoding peroxisomal multifunctional enzyme type 2 isoform X2, whose protein sequence is MSKLRFDERVVVVTGAGAGLGKAYALLFASKGAKVVVNDLGSSRHGDGASRVADTVVSEIKSQGGQAVANYDNVLDGDKIIKTAIDNFGRIDVLVNNAGILRDKSFARMSEDDWDIIQNVHVKGAMRATKAAWPYFKQQKYGKIIFTSSNSGLYGNFGQANYSSAKMALVGLANTLAIEGQSSGINTNVIVPTAGSRLTEDIVPPDFYNQLKPELIAPVVAWLCHEDCTENGSIIESALGWAGKCHLIRSNGSILRKSLQDSLTPETVRDNWSQVTDMSTAKRCESIAEATGELMNVIEQLSSSKTSDSSSSRSFDPKYTIKYTYDVKDAILYALGVGATTKNRDDFQYLYENHENFSVVPSYFVIFGPLGALGSDMLATALPNLGEINIAGILHGEQYLKVLKKIPTEANVETRFRIQETLDKEKMAVILIEHETVDVKSGEKLAVGQMAGVIKGAGGFGGPRNSDHEVPLIDAPKRNPDVSVTQQTCVDQAAIYRLASGDMNPLHIDASISMMGGFERPILHGLCSLGFATRHILQTFARGDTELFDCIKARFVKPVIPGQTLRTDMWREGKRIHFQTIVVENNSPVISGAYIDLKDVKLGNQTSKL, encoded by the coding sequence ATGTCAAAACTCCGTTTCGACGAACGAGTCGTAGTAGTAACCGGAGCTGGAGCTGGGTTGGGAAAAGCCTACGCTTTGCTATTCGCCTCAAAAGGTGCCAAAGTGGTAGTTAACGACCTAGGTAGCAGCAGACACGGCGACGGAGCGAGCCGTGTCGCGGACACAGTAGTCTCTGAAATAAAGTCCCAAGGTGGACAAGCGGTCGCAAATTACGACAACGTTTTAGACGGcgacaaaataataaagacgGCAATTGACAACTTCGGTCGTATCGACGTACTGGTGAACAATGCCGGAATCCTACGTGATAAATCATTCGCCCGCATGTCAGAAGATGACTGGGACATAATACAAAATGTCCATGTAAAAGGTGCAATGCGTGCAACAAAAGCCGCCTGGCCATACTTCAAGCAGCAGAAGTACGGCAAGATAATATTTACATCAAGTAACAGTGGGCTTTACGGTAACTTCGGGCAAGCTAATTACAGCTCTGCTAAAATGGCACTTGTCGGTCTGGCAAACACTCTTGCAATTGAAGGACAGTCCAGTGGAATAAACACAAACGTCATTGTCCCAACAGCTGGTTCACGTTTGACCGAAGACATAGTCCCGCCGGATTTCTACAATCAGTTGAAGCCTGAGTTGATAGCACCAGTGGTAGCTTGGCTCTGTCATGAAGATTGCACCGAGAATGGCTCGATTATTGAATCAGCCCTCGGCTGGGCTGGTAAGTGTCACCTGATACGTTCCAATGGTAGTATTTTACGTAAGAGTCTTCAAGATTCACTGACACCTGAAACTGTCCGTGATAACTGGAGTCAAGTTACTGATATGTCTACCGCTAAACGCTGCGAGTCTATCGCTGAGGCTACTGGTGAGTTGATGAACGTAATTGAGCAACTTTCTAGCAGTAAAACTAGTGATTCATCATCCTCAAGGTCTTTTGATCCTAAATACACGATCAAGTACACTTATGACGTAAAAGACGCGATTCTTTATGCACTAGGTGTTGGAGCCACCACCAAGAACCGAGATgactttcaatatttatatgaaaatcacGAAAATTTCTCGGTAGTGCCTAGTTACTTTGTTATATTTGGACCACTAGGAGCTCTTGGCTCTGATATGCTTGCCACGGCGCTTCCTAACTTGGGTGAAATAAATATCGCGGGAATTTTGCACGGCGAACAGTATTTAAAagtcttgaaaaaaattcctactgaagCAAATGTTGAAACGCGTTTCAGGATCCAAGAAACGCTGGACAAGGAAAAAATGGCTGTAATCTTGATAGAGCATGAAACTGTTGATGTAAAAAGTGGAGAAAAGCTAGCAGTTGGACAGATGGCTGGGGTCATCAAGGGCGCTGGAGGCTTTGGAGGTCCTAGGAACTCGGACCACGAGGTCCCGTTGATAGACGCTCCGAAAAGAAACCCGGATGTTTCTGTTACTCAGCAGACTTGTGTAGATCAGGCTGCTATTTATCGGCTGGCTAGTGGCGATATGAACCCACTGCATATTGATGCTAGTATTTCGATGATGGGTGGCTTTGAGCGGCCTATTCTTCATGGACTTTGCTCGCTTGGGTTCGCCACCAGACATATTCTTCAAACTTTTGCTCGCGGTGATACTGAGCTGTTTGATTGTATTAAAGCCAGGTTCGTTAAACCAGTTATTCCTGGACAGACTCTGCGCACTGATATGTGGAGAGAAGGCAAGCGGATTCATTTTCAGACTATTGTGGTTGAAAATAATTCACCTGTTATCTCTGGGGCTTATATTGATCTTAAGGATGTCAAGTTGGGGAATCAGACTTCTAAACTTTAG
- the LOC123268689 gene encoding protein ABHD11-like, translated as MLKRVSNKIILEHLKKSLTRESHVSNYLNSDVKLSYASYDASKSDKPPVIIMHGLFGSKNNWNTLAKAINQQTKRQVITVDARNHGESPHSSEMNYPAMAGDVKALMRDLNFDKSVCIGHSMGGAVMMLTALNYPELIDKLIVVDMSPVKTSPSLYEMTGIIGALKAIDFNNYKTLSEARKGTDQQLAKTIDALSLRQFLVTNVMEVTPGVYKWRVNLDVIADNFSNNIARFPELVPSLKNKVFGGQTLFIAGGNSDYVKREDEDKIKKLFPKVDIKYVEGAGHWVQSEKPAEFLQLACQFINN; from the coding sequence atgttaaaacgagtaagtaacaaaataatacttGAACACTTGAAAAAATCACTGACACGAGAATCGCATGTCAGTAATTACTTAAATAGTGATGTAAAATTATCATACGCGTCGTATGATGCCTCAAAGTCTGATAAACCACCAGTTATAATAATGCACGGATTATTTGGCTCCAAGAATAATTGGAATACACTTGCCAAGGCGATAAACCAGCAGACTAAGAGGCAAGTGATAACTGTTGATGCTAGAAATCATGGCGAGTCTCCGCATTCTAGTGAAATGAACTACCCAGCGATGGCTGGAGATGTGAAAGCTTTGATGAGagatttgaattttgataaatcaGTCTGCATTGGCCACAGCATGGGAGGTGCTGTCATGATGCTGACGGCGTTGAATTATCCGGAGCTGATAGACAAATTGATCGTCGTAGACATGTCACCGGTAAAAACCAGCCCGAGTCTCTACGAGATGACTGGAATTATTGGTGCATTGAAAGCTattgatttcaataattacaaAACTCTGTCTGAAGCTAGGAAAGGTACCGATCAACAACTAGCTAAAACTATCGACGCACTGTCCTTGAGACAATTTTTGGTGACCAATGTCATGGAAGTTACTCCTGGAGTCTACAAGTGGAGAGTTAACTTGGATGTTATTGcagataatttttctaataacaTTGCTAGGTTTCCAGAGCTGGTTCCAAGTTTGAAGAACAAAGTTTTCGGTGGACAAACTTTGTTCATCGCTGGTGGCAACAGTGATTACGTCAAGCGAGAAGATGAAGACaagattaaaaaactttttcccAAGGTTGATATTAAGTATGTTGAAGGTGCTGGTCACTGGGTACAATCGGAAAAACCTGCAGAGTTTTTACAGTTAGCttgtcaatttataaataattga
- the LOC123268696 gene encoding protein dj-1beta → MFALGSTTSTKLISSFYSSKKLFTTIAMAKKTAILLMADGAEEMEAVITADVLRRAGIDVTIASITGKDCIKCSRDVKICADTQLDAVKNNSFDAVILPGGLGGSKALASSKEVGELLKKQESEGRVIAAICAAPTALKAHGIAPGKQVTSYPAMKDQLVDYYKYLEDIVVTDGNIITSRGPATAYAFGLAIVEKLLNKEAALPVAKGMLYENYK, encoded by the exons ATGTTCGCATTAGGTTCTACAACTTCGACTAAACTAATTTCTTCGTtttattcatcaaaaaaattatttacaacaatTGCGATGGCTAAAAAAACCGCTATTTTGCTGATGGCTGACGGAGCCGAGGAAATGGAAGCTGTGATAACTGCTGATGTCCTCAGACGTGCTGGG attGATGTGACAATAGCCAGCATAACAGGAAAAGACTGTATTAAATGCAGTCGGGATGTAAAAATTTGTGCTGATACTCAGCTGGATGCTGTGAAAAATAACAGTTTTGATGCTGTTATTCTACCTGGTGGTTTAGGTGGTTCAAAAGCTCTTGCCAGt TCCAAAGAAGTAGGAGAATTGCTGAAGAAACAAGAAAGTGAAGGAAGAGTTATTGCTGCTATTTGTGCAGCACCAACAGCTTTAAAAGCTCACGGTATTGCTCCAGGAAAGCAAGTAACATCTTACCCGGCAATGAAAGACCAGTTGgttgattattataaatacttggAAGACATTGTCGTAACTGATG GGAACATTATCACGAGCAGAGGACCGGCGACTGCGTACGCCTTTGGATTAGCAATTGTTGAAAAGTTGTTGAATAAAGAAGCAGCCCTTCCTGTTGCCAAAGGAAtgctttatgaaaattataagtaa
- the LOC123269749 gene encoding uncharacterized protein LOC123269749, with translation MNSPNKNTKITKTQLTEKLKVDIDILTNDLKKTLTNLETATDFEGVEEKIRSLKNKPCKILKLVDYLKIMKYLKKDLNEIEKKCGEFIREVSKFQVESVGVGELISLYTSEDEDTTNSVSMDGTDQLFQSFKDVSISSNADASNLQADSVQPLLISIKLENFTHDSQSFFTSTPSDPDYKNKRFSNTKEEIPSKVPRLSHKIIDFSQKEEIEKIDDVKKEVISDLSNLADIKDRILVPKMYQTNQSNEHVKFTQFVCKRFYEPSDQEDVSLKTICVECTDQDKFTYIATLSFTILNSIDSETLNSSKIILVVSYSQFDSWISKFLMWRTEFSNRNKMNLYILSKENMIDYVEWSETGGMLVVNFDMFQQIYYYKESMEVAKQSIYDCIFDSENNLFIFDLLCSEKDDLDLEIVNQMTNLKLIFGIDHKIINFDNQCYHFAAEK, from the exons atgaattcgccaaataaaaatacaaaaattacaaaaacgCAATTAACTGAGAAACTAAAagttgatattgatattttgacCAACGATCTGAAGAAAACCTTGACCAATCTTGAAACTGCTACAGACTTTGAAGGTGTAGAAGAGAAAATACGTAGCTTGAAAAATAAACCctgcaaaatattaaaattagttgACTATCTTAAGATAATGAAGTATttgaaaaaagatttaaatgagattgaaaaaaaatgcgGTGAGTTTATACGGGAAGTCAGTAAATTTCAAGTTGAATCTGTTGGGGTTGGTGAACTGATAAGTCTATACACATCAGAAGATGAAGATACTACCAATTCTGTGAGTATGGATGGCACCGACCAATTATTCCAGTCCTTTAAAGATGTCTCAATTTCATCAAACGCTGACGCATCTAATCTGCAAGCGGATTCTGTTCAGCCTCTtttgatttcaataaaattagagAATTTTACTCACGACTCGCAAAGTTTTTTTACATCAACTcccag tgACCCGGATTACAAGAACAAGCGCTTTAGTAAtacaaaagaagaaataccaAGTAAGGTTCCTAGATTGTCCCACAAAATAATAGATTTTAGCcagaaagaagaaatagaaaaaattgatgacgTCAAAAAAGAAGTTATCAGTGATTTAAGTAATCTAGCTGATATTAAAGACAGAATACTTGTCCCTAAAATGTATCAAACTAATCAATCCAACGAGCACGTTAAATTTACGCAGTTTGTTTGCAAAAGATTTTACGAGCCCAGCGACCAAGAAGACGTCAGTCTCAAGACAATTTGTGTAGAATGTACTGACCAAGATAAATTCACCTACATCGCAACGCTGTCATTCACTATTTTGAATTCTATTGATTCAGAAACATTGAATTctagtaaaataatattggtTGTCTCTTACAGTCAATTCGACTCGTGGATCAGTAAATTTTTGATGTGGAGAACGGAATTCAGCAATAGGAATAAAATGAACTTGTATATTTTAAGCAAAGAAAATATGATTGACTATGTAGAGTGGAGTGAAACAGGCGGTATGCTTGTTGTTAATTTTGATATGtttcaacaaatttattattataaagaaagTATGGAAGTCGCGAAACAAAGCATTtatgattgtatttttgattctgaaaataatttgtttatttttgatcTTCTTTGCTCTGAAAAAGACGATTTGGATCTTGAAATTGTTAATCAAATGacgaatttaaaattgatttttggaattgatcataaaatcatcaattttgataatcaatgTTATCATTTTGCTGcagaaaagtaa